A genomic stretch from Dermochelys coriacea isolate rDerCor1 chromosome 24, rDerCor1.pri.v4, whole genome shotgun sequence includes:
- the GRIK5 gene encoding glutamate receptor ionotropic, kainate 5 isoform X1 produces the protein MPTSPGLLLLLIVSVARQSLQVLPSLRMAAILDDQMVCGRGERLALALAREHINSIIEVPAKARVEVEIFELQRDSQYETTDTMCQILPKGVVSVLGPASSPASAATVSHICGEKEIPHVKVGPEETPRLQYLRFASVSLYPSNEDLSLALARILQSLNYPSASLICAKAECLLRLEELVRQFLISKETLSIRMLDDAHDPTPLLKEIRDDKISTVIIDANASLSYLILKKASELGMTSAFYKYILTTLDFPTLRLDDVVDDHSNVVGFSILNVTHPFFLEFARSLNMSWRETCDRSPFPGPTLSAALLFDAVHVVVGAVRELNRSQEIGVRPLACTSASIWQHGTSLMNYLRMVEYDGLTGHVEFNSKGQRTNYTLRILEKSRDGHREIGVWHSNRTLAMNATTLAMDVSESLANKTLIVTTILENPYVMRRAGAQAPGGAGGLYEGFCVDMLHELAGILKFRFQLRLVEDGLYGAPEANGSWTGMVGELINRKADLAVAAFTITAEREKVIDFSKPFMTLGISILYRVHMGRKPGYFSFLDPFSPAVWLFMLLAYLAVSCVLFLAARLSPYEWHNPHPCLRGRPHVLENHYTLGNSLWFPIGGFMQQGSEVLPRALSTRCVSGVWWAFTLIIISSYTANLAAFLTVQRMEVPVESADDLADQTNIEYGTIHAGSTMTFFQNSRYQTYQRMWNYMHSKQPSVFVKSTEEGIARVLNSRYAFLLESTMNEYHRRRNCNLTQIGGLLDTKGYGIGMPLGSPFRDEITLAILQLQENNRLEILKRKWWEGGKCPKEQDHRAKGLGMENIGGIFVVLICGLVVAVFVAVMEFVWATRRSAETEELSVCQEMLRELRQAVSCRKPTRSRRRRRPPARASRALRAVREMRLSNGQLYAGPLASEPTSQRLLEEPARPCTHIRICHECRRIQTLRGGPPTPRRPLPPEEDTPRRGGPRDLTEQE, from the exons ATGCCGACGTcgcccgggctgctgctgctgctgatcgTCAGCGTCGCCCGCCAGAGCCTGCAGGTGCTGCCGTCGCTGCGCATGG CTGCGATCCTGGACGATCAGATGGTGTGTGGGCGCGGGGAGcggctggccctggccctggcccgaGAGCATATCAACAGCATCATCGAGGTGCCGGCCAAGGCCCGCGTGGAGGTCGAGATCTTCGAACTGCAGCGCGACAGCCAGTACGAGACCACTGACACCA TGTGCCAGATCCTGCCCAAAGGGGTGGTGTCGGTTCTGGGCCCCGCATCGAGTCCGGCCTCGGCCGCCACTGTCAGCCACATCTGTGGGGAGAAGGAG atcCCCCACGTGAAGGTGGGCCCCGAGGAGACCCCCCGGCTGCAGTATTTGCGCTTCGCCTCCGTCAGCCTCTACCCCAGCAACGAGGACCTGAGCCTGGCCCTGGCGCGGATCCTGCAGTCGCTCAACTACCCCTCGGCTAGTCTCATCTGTGCCAAGGCCGAgt gtcTGCTGCGATTGGAGGAGCTCGTGCGCCAGTTCCTCATCTCCAAGGAGACGCTGTCGATCCGGATGCTGGACGACGCCCACGACCCGACGCCGCTGCTCAAGGAGATTCGGGACGACAAGATCTCGACCGTCATCATCGACGCCAACGCCTCCCTCTCCTACCTCATCCTCAAGAAG GCCTCGGAGCTGGGCATGACCTCGGCCTTCTATAAATACATCCTGACCACCCTG GATTTCCCCACCCTGCGCCTGGACGACGTGGTGGACGATCACTCCAACGTCGTGGGCTTCTCCATCCTGAACGTGACCCACCCCTTCTTCCTGGAGTTCGCCCGCAGCCTCAACATGTCCTGGCGGGAGACCTGCGACCGGAGCCCCTTCCCCGGCCCCACG CTCTCGGCGGCTCTGCTGTTCGATGCGGTGCACGTGGTGGTGGGGGCCGTGCGGGAGCTGAACCGCAGCCAGGAGATCGGGGTCCGGCCGCTGGCCTGCACCTCCGCCAGCATCTGGCAGCACGGCACCAGCCTCATGAATTACCTGCGCATG GTAGAGTATGACGGGCTGACGGGGCACGTGGAGTTCAACAGCAAGGGGCAGCGAACCAACTACACCCTGCGCATCCTGGAGAAGTCGCGGGATGGGCACCGCGAG ATCGGCGTGTGGCACTCGAACAGGACGCTGGCCATGAACGCCACCACGCTGGCCATGGACGTCTCCGAGAGCCTGGCGAACAAGACCCTCATTGTCACCACCATCCTG GAGAACCCCTACGTGATGCGTAGGGCCGGGGCCCAGGCCCCGGGGGGCGCCGGGGGGCTGTACGAGGGGTTCTGCGTCGACATGCTGCACGAACTCGCCGGGATCCTCAAGTTCCGCTTCCAGCTGCGGCTGGTGGAGGACGGGCTCTACGGGGCGCCCGAGGCCAACGGCTCCTGGACCGGCATGGTGGGCGAGCTCATCAACCGG AAGGCTGACCTGGCTGTGGCCGCCTTCACCATCACGGCGGAGCGGGAGAAGGTGATCGACTTCTCCAAACCCTTCATGACTCTGGGGATCAGCATCCTGTATCGGGTGCACATG GGCCGCAAGCCTGGCTACTTCTCCTTCCTGGACCCCTTCTCCCCGGCCGTCTGGCTCTTCATGCTCCTGGCCTACCTGGCCGTCAGCTGCGTCCTCTTCCTGGCTGCCCG GCTGAGCCCCTACGAGTGGcacaacccccacccctgcctgcgGGGGCGCCCCCACGTGCTGGAGAACCACTACACCCTGGGCAACAGCCTCTGGTTCCCCATCGGCGGCTTCATGCAGCAGGGCTCCGAGGTGCTGCCCCGGGCCCTGTCCACGCGCTGCGTCAGCGGGGTCTG GTGGGCCTTCACGCTGATCATCATCTCGTCCTACACGGCCAACCTGGCCGCCTTCCTGACGGTGCAGCGCATGGAGGTGCCGGTGGAGTCGGCCGACGACCTGGCCGACCAGACCAACATCGAGTACGGCACCATCCACGCCGGCTCCACCATGACCTTCTTCCAG AACTCCCGGTACCAGACCTACCAGCGGATGTGGAACTACATGCACTCCAAGCAGCCCAGTGTCTTCGTGAAGAGCACGGAGGAGGGAATCGCCCGGGTGCTGAACTCCAGATACGCCTTCCTGCTGGAGTCCACCATGAACGAGTATCACCGGCGCCGCAACTGCAACCTCACCCAGATCGGGGGGCTGCTGGACACCAAAGGCTACGGCATCGGCATGCCTCTGg GCTCCCCGTTCCGGGACGAGATCACGCTGGCCATTCTGCAGCTGCAGGAGAACAACCGGCTGGAGATCCTCAAGCGCAAATGGTGGGAGGGGGGCAAGTGCCCCAAGGAGCAGGATCATCGTGCCAAAG GCTTGGGCATGGAGAACATCGGGGGCATTTTTGTGGTTCTCATCTGTGGACTCGTGGTCGCCGTCTTCGTGGCTGTCATGGAGTTCGTCTGGGCAACGCGCCGCTCAGCAGAGACCGAGGAG ctctcggTGTGCCAGGAGATGCTGCGGGAGCTGCGCCAGGCTGTGTCGTGCCGGAAGCCTACGAGGTCCCGGCGGCGCCGGCGGCCCCCAGCCCGGGCAAGCCGGGCCCTTCGCGCCGTCCGCGAGATGCGGCTCAGCAATGGGCAGCTCTACGCGGGGCCCCTGgcctctgaacccacctcccAGCGCCTTCTGGAGGAGCCCGCCCGGCCCTGCACCCACATCCGCATCTGCCACGAGTGCCGCCGCATCCAGACTCTGCGTgggggcccccccaccccacgccggcccctgccccctgagGAGGACACCCCGCGACGGGGGGGGCCCCGGGACCTGACTGAGCAGGAATGA
- the GRIK5 gene encoding glutamate receptor ionotropic, kainate 5 isoform X2, translating to MPTSPGLLLLLIVSVARQSLQVLPSLRMAAILDDQMVCGRGERLALALAREHINSIIEVPAKARVEVEIFELQRDSQYETTDTMCQILPKGVVSVLGPASSPASAATVSHICGEKEIPHVKVGPEETPRLQYLRFASVSLYPSNEDLSLALARILQSLNYPSASLICAKAECLLRLEELVRQFLISKETLSIRMLDDAHDPTPLLKEIRDDKISTVIIDANASLSYLILKKASELGMTSAFYKYILTTLDFPTLRLDDVVDDHSNVVGFSILNVTHPFFLEFARSLNMSWRETCDRSPFPGPTLSAALLFDAVHVVVGAVRELNRSQEIGVRPLACTSASIWQHGTSLMNYLRMVEYDGLTGHVEFNSKGQRTNYTLRILEKSRDGHREIGVWHSNRTLAMNATTLAMDVSESLANKTLIVTTILENPYVMRRAGAQAPGGAGGLYEGFCVDMLHELAGILKFRFQLRLVEDGLYGAPEANGSWTGMVGELINRKADLAVAAFTITAEREKGRKPGYFSFLDPFSPAVWLFMLLAYLAVSCVLFLAARLSPYEWHNPHPCLRGRPHVLENHYTLGNSLWFPIGGFMQQGSEVLPRALSTRCVSGVWWAFTLIIISSYTANLAAFLTVQRMEVPVESADDLADQTNIEYGTIHAGSTMTFFQNSRYQTYQRMWNYMHSKQPSVFVKSTEEGIARVLNSRYAFLLESTMNEYHRRRNCNLTQIGGLLDTKGYGIGMPLGSPFRDEITLAILQLQENNRLEILKRKWWEGGKCPKEQDHRAKGLGMENIGGIFVVLICGLVVAVFVAVMEFVWATRRSAETEELSVCQEMLRELRQAVSCRKPTRSRRRRRPPARASRALRAVREMRLSNGQLYAGPLASEPTSQRLLEEPARPCTHIRICHECRRIQTLRGGPPTPRRPLPPEEDTPRRGGPRDLTEQE from the exons ATGCCGACGTcgcccgggctgctgctgctgctgatcgTCAGCGTCGCCCGCCAGAGCCTGCAGGTGCTGCCGTCGCTGCGCATGG CTGCGATCCTGGACGATCAGATGGTGTGTGGGCGCGGGGAGcggctggccctggccctggcccgaGAGCATATCAACAGCATCATCGAGGTGCCGGCCAAGGCCCGCGTGGAGGTCGAGATCTTCGAACTGCAGCGCGACAGCCAGTACGAGACCACTGACACCA TGTGCCAGATCCTGCCCAAAGGGGTGGTGTCGGTTCTGGGCCCCGCATCGAGTCCGGCCTCGGCCGCCACTGTCAGCCACATCTGTGGGGAGAAGGAG atcCCCCACGTGAAGGTGGGCCCCGAGGAGACCCCCCGGCTGCAGTATTTGCGCTTCGCCTCCGTCAGCCTCTACCCCAGCAACGAGGACCTGAGCCTGGCCCTGGCGCGGATCCTGCAGTCGCTCAACTACCCCTCGGCTAGTCTCATCTGTGCCAAGGCCGAgt gtcTGCTGCGATTGGAGGAGCTCGTGCGCCAGTTCCTCATCTCCAAGGAGACGCTGTCGATCCGGATGCTGGACGACGCCCACGACCCGACGCCGCTGCTCAAGGAGATTCGGGACGACAAGATCTCGACCGTCATCATCGACGCCAACGCCTCCCTCTCCTACCTCATCCTCAAGAAG GCCTCGGAGCTGGGCATGACCTCGGCCTTCTATAAATACATCCTGACCACCCTG GATTTCCCCACCCTGCGCCTGGACGACGTGGTGGACGATCACTCCAACGTCGTGGGCTTCTCCATCCTGAACGTGACCCACCCCTTCTTCCTGGAGTTCGCCCGCAGCCTCAACATGTCCTGGCGGGAGACCTGCGACCGGAGCCCCTTCCCCGGCCCCACG CTCTCGGCGGCTCTGCTGTTCGATGCGGTGCACGTGGTGGTGGGGGCCGTGCGGGAGCTGAACCGCAGCCAGGAGATCGGGGTCCGGCCGCTGGCCTGCACCTCCGCCAGCATCTGGCAGCACGGCACCAGCCTCATGAATTACCTGCGCATG GTAGAGTATGACGGGCTGACGGGGCACGTGGAGTTCAACAGCAAGGGGCAGCGAACCAACTACACCCTGCGCATCCTGGAGAAGTCGCGGGATGGGCACCGCGAG ATCGGCGTGTGGCACTCGAACAGGACGCTGGCCATGAACGCCACCACGCTGGCCATGGACGTCTCCGAGAGCCTGGCGAACAAGACCCTCATTGTCACCACCATCCTG GAGAACCCCTACGTGATGCGTAGGGCCGGGGCCCAGGCCCCGGGGGGCGCCGGGGGGCTGTACGAGGGGTTCTGCGTCGACATGCTGCACGAACTCGCCGGGATCCTCAAGTTCCGCTTCCAGCTGCGGCTGGTGGAGGACGGGCTCTACGGGGCGCCCGAGGCCAACGGCTCCTGGACCGGCATGGTGGGCGAGCTCATCAACCGG AAGGCTGACCTGGCTGTGGCCGCCTTCACCATCACGGCGGAGCGGGAGAAG GGCCGCAAGCCTGGCTACTTCTCCTTCCTGGACCCCTTCTCCCCGGCCGTCTGGCTCTTCATGCTCCTGGCCTACCTGGCCGTCAGCTGCGTCCTCTTCCTGGCTGCCCG GCTGAGCCCCTACGAGTGGcacaacccccacccctgcctgcgGGGGCGCCCCCACGTGCTGGAGAACCACTACACCCTGGGCAACAGCCTCTGGTTCCCCATCGGCGGCTTCATGCAGCAGGGCTCCGAGGTGCTGCCCCGGGCCCTGTCCACGCGCTGCGTCAGCGGGGTCTG GTGGGCCTTCACGCTGATCATCATCTCGTCCTACACGGCCAACCTGGCCGCCTTCCTGACGGTGCAGCGCATGGAGGTGCCGGTGGAGTCGGCCGACGACCTGGCCGACCAGACCAACATCGAGTACGGCACCATCCACGCCGGCTCCACCATGACCTTCTTCCAG AACTCCCGGTACCAGACCTACCAGCGGATGTGGAACTACATGCACTCCAAGCAGCCCAGTGTCTTCGTGAAGAGCACGGAGGAGGGAATCGCCCGGGTGCTGAACTCCAGATACGCCTTCCTGCTGGAGTCCACCATGAACGAGTATCACCGGCGCCGCAACTGCAACCTCACCCAGATCGGGGGGCTGCTGGACACCAAAGGCTACGGCATCGGCATGCCTCTGg GCTCCCCGTTCCGGGACGAGATCACGCTGGCCATTCTGCAGCTGCAGGAGAACAACCGGCTGGAGATCCTCAAGCGCAAATGGTGGGAGGGGGGCAAGTGCCCCAAGGAGCAGGATCATCGTGCCAAAG GCTTGGGCATGGAGAACATCGGGGGCATTTTTGTGGTTCTCATCTGTGGACTCGTGGTCGCCGTCTTCGTGGCTGTCATGGAGTTCGTCTGGGCAACGCGCCGCTCAGCAGAGACCGAGGAG ctctcggTGTGCCAGGAGATGCTGCGGGAGCTGCGCCAGGCTGTGTCGTGCCGGAAGCCTACGAGGTCCCGGCGGCGCCGGCGGCCCCCAGCCCGGGCAAGCCGGGCCCTTCGCGCCGTCCGCGAGATGCGGCTCAGCAATGGGCAGCTCTACGCGGGGCCCCTGgcctctgaacccacctcccAGCGCCTTCTGGAGGAGCCCGCCCGGCCCTGCACCCACATCCGCATCTGCCACGAGTGCCGCCGCATCCAGACTCTGCGTgggggcccccccaccccacgccggcccctgccccctgagGAGGACACCCCGCGACGGGGGGGGCCCCGGGACCTGACTGAGCAGGAATGA